The genomic region GCGATGAGTGCCTTTATACCTCTATTACTGATAATGGCGCCGGTGGCCTTTCTTCCTCAGTGGGGGAGATGGCACGCGAGTCAGGTGGAGCTGAACTTGACCTTGAAAAGGCACCCCTCAAGTATCACGGCTTACAACCTTGGGAAATTTTGGTTTCAGAAAGCCAGGAACGCATGACCGTAGCCGTGCCTCCTGAACATATTGATCGCTTCCTTGAACTGGCGAAAAAGATGGACGTAGAAGCCACGGTCCTTGGCCAATTTACAGACTCGGGGTTTTTCCACATTCGCTATCAAGGAAAAACGGTAGGGCTTTTGCCCCTTGATTTCCTACATGATGGCGTGCCTCAACTGGAACTTAAGGCCGTGTGGGAACCTCCTAAAGTTGACGAACCTAATTTACCAGAACCTGAAGACTGTGGAGAGATTCTTAAAGACCTGCTTTCCTCTTACAATATATGTTCCAAAGAATATGTAGTGCGTCAGTATGACCACGAAGTGCAGGGGGGAAGCGTAGTAAAGCCTTTGACAGGAGCCAAAGACGATGGCCCGAGCGACGCGGCTGTTTTGAGGCCGGACTTAAGCGCCCCCGATGGCCTGGTTGTGGCCCACGGTATTTGTCCAAAATACTCAGATATTGACACTTACTGGATGGCGGCCAACGCCATTGACGAAGCTATACGCAATGCCGTTTGTGTGGGAGCAGACATTGAACATATGGCCGGGCTTGACAATTTTTGCTGGTGCGATCCCATTCAAAGTGAAAAGACTCCAGATGGCTACTATAAACTTGCCCAACTGGTAAGGGCCAACCAGGCCCTTTACGATTTTACCACGGCCTTTGGAGTGCCTTGTATCTCTGGGAAAGACTCCATGAAAAATGATTATTTAGCTTCTGGGCTTGGCTTAACTCCAGAAAACAATCCCTTTGGCGTAGGAGTAGTGCTGCCTGATGGTAGCCTCAAAATTTCTATCCCGCCAACACTACTCTTTTCAATCCTGGCCAGGATTCCTGACGTCACTAAGGCCTTGACTCTTGATGTCAAAAGGCCGGAAGAACTGGTCTATATCCTTGGGCTTACCCGAGATGAACTTGGAGGCTCAGAATACTTCAGGCTCAGAGGGTTCACTGGTTCTAAAGTGCCCAAAGTTCACGCCTCCTCGGCTTATGAGCGCTATCTGAAATTGAGAGACGCTATTTACTATGGCCTTGTTTCGGCAGCGCACGATTGTTCTGACGGAGGTCTGGCCGTCACCCTGGCTGAAATGGCCTTTGCCGGGCACCTGGGCATAGCCATTGACCTTTCAGCTATACCTTATGAAGGAGAAAAGCGGCCTGACTACTTACTCTTTTCAGAGTCAGCTAGCCGCATAGTGGTAACTGTGCCTAAAGATAAACAAAGGGACTTTGAAAACCTTTTCACCGGTACGGCTTACGCCCTAATTGGCGAAACCATAACCGAACCAGTTTTTATTTGCCGTGATGAAAGAGGCAAGGCGGTAATAGAAGAAAATATCTTTGAGCTTAAAAACGCCTGGCAAAAGCCTCTAAACTGGTAAAAGTTTAATTCTTTATCCTTGGGGGCAAGAAATGGCCTTGTGGCTCCGCCCCCAAGCCCACGTTCCCAATTTGTTTAGCCCTTAAAAAGAATAAATTTGGACTTCAAAATAAGGGGGGATAAAAATCTTGGGGCAATTGGGCTTTTTATTTAGAAAAGTCCTTTCTTTGAAAAGAAACTGAGCTTTACTTCTTAGCCTGGAAATTTCAATAAAGGTCTTATTTTTTTTATAACGAAAAATTAAAGTCCCTTTCGAGGTTTTTAGTTCTATCTTATTTAAAACACCTAATTTTGAAAAATATCCGCAAACTTTACCCTTTTCGTTTAAAGGGATATCTAATCTATAACCATCCTTCGTGGCAAAGCTTTTCGCTTCTTCGAGCCATTCCTGAGGATAAACCCCTAAAAACAAGGCACCCCAGGGGATATCTATCTGACCTAAAAGGTCTTTCATTTGAAAGATATAGGCTTTTTTAGCCAAAAAATTTAGTGCTTCAAGTCTTTGCTTGGCTAAAATTCCTTGGAAAACAGTTAAACCCAAAAAAGAAGGCACTTCAAAATAGACAAAATTTGAACCTGCTAGAAAAAAAGCCTCCCCCTTTAGATTGCCTTTAGGCGTTGAAATATCATAAGCCACTAGCCCTTTGGCCCCGTAAAACGGCCTTACCTCTGGCAACCAGGACACCGGCTTGGGCGGAGCACAGGAAAATAAACAAGAAAACAAAAGAAGGACAAATATTAAGAGGAGTTTTTTCTGCACAGCTTTTCTATTTTCCCGGTTATTCTTTCGCGATCGCGCTTCTTTTTAGCGAAAGAAAGCGATTTTTCATATGCCTTACAGGCCTCTTTTGGACGGCCAAGAGCCTTTAAAATATCTCCGTAATGTTCGTGAATTATCGGGTCATTAGGAGATAATTCCAGGGCCTTTTGAATATTTTTTAAGGCTTCTTGATACTTGCCTTTACGAAATTGAACCCAGGCCAGACTATCAATAATGTAGCCACTTTCAGGCTTTTTCGATAAGGCCTTTTTTATGTATTTTTCCGCTCTGTCAAGGTCTCGATTGAGATCAGCCAGGGTATAGCCAATAAAGTTTAAAAGGTCTGGGTCATCGGGGTATTTCTTTAAAAGCGGAGTAAGAACTTTTAGTACTTCTTCGTCATTACCCGTGCAAACCAATAACATGGCGTAGGATGACATAAAGTCCAGGTCTTCGGAAAACTGCGAAAGCCCTTTTTTCATAAGAGAAAGGCCTAGATCACAGGCATCTAATTGATCAAAAATAGAAGCGGCAAGCAAATATAAGTCTTTATTGTCCGGTTGGCTTGCAAGGGCCTTTTCAACAAGAGAATAAACTTTTTGAGGATCACGGGTAAGGGCCGCAATCCTCCTGAGTGCCAAAGGGAAAACTTCTGAATCAGGTGGTATTTTTTGATAAATTTTAAGGGCTTCTTCTTTTAAACCCTGTTTTTCTTTGGCTATTCCTAAATAAAACAAAGCCGCGTAAAAATCTGGTTTTTTTTCAAGGACTTTTTCAAGGGCTTTTTCAGCCTCTTTTTCACGATTCAAATCCATAAGAAGTAAAGCCTTGCGAAAAAGGAGCTGCGGCCTTTCTCCCACTAATTCTTCAAGTTTATTAATCAGCTCAAGAGCCTTTTCAAACTCATTTGAATTTACATAAAGTTTCAATAAGGCCTCATAAAGGTGAAATTGCTCAGGGTTTTGAGCCAAAGCCTCTTCATAAATTTTCTGTGCTTCTTTAAAAGCCCCTATTTTTTCAAGGAAATCCCCATACTCAAGGAGTATTTTGAGGTTATCTGGTTCAAGTTTTAGAGCCTTAGAATAATACTTACGGGCCTGATCAAAGTCTCCCTTTTTTCGGTAAACACGAGCAAGTTCCAGATATATAACAGGATTTTCAGGATTTTTTTTGGCCAAACGCTCAAGCACTTTTATGGCCTTCTCAAGTTTGTTTTGTTCGAGATAAATAGAGGTAAGAATAG from Thermodesulfatator indicus DSM 15286 harbors:
- a CDS encoding AIR synthase-related protein: MLASIEVALKPELKDALGEKLARRMREDLGLSVEACRTIRIYLVEADISHEDLLAFASGPLCDPVTEIYSVERPLAPKFGFDWLIQVGFRPGVTDNEGKVAKEALELLIGRSLNEDENVYSLTQYLIRGHLSHEEVERIAKELLANELIERFWIVSQAEFNVETGLETPPPKVTETHEIKVEVFDLSKLSDEELLKLSKERLLALNLKEMQTIKEFFTANQEFLKLRQKYGLDYRLTDVELESLAQTWSEHCKHKIFNAKITYTDKTSGKTEIIDSLFKTYIRKSTEEIRKAKGERDFCLSVFVDNAGVIKLNDKWNVAMKVETHNSPSALDPYGGALTGIVGVNRDPFGTGKGALLVFNTDVFCFAPPNWKKPLPPRLLHPKRIFEGVREGVEHGGNKSGIPTVNGSIVFDPRYLGKPLVYCGTGGIMPAEVCGEPSWKKGARPGDLVVMVGGRIGKDGIHGATFSSEELHEGSPATAVQIGDPITQKKMFDFLLKARDECLYTSITDNGAGGLSSSVGEMARESGGAELDLEKAPLKYHGLQPWEILVSESQERMTVAVPPEHIDRFLELAKKMDVEATVLGQFTDSGFFHIRYQGKTVGLLPLDFLHDGVPQLELKAVWEPPKVDEPNLPEPEDCGEILKDLLSSYNICSKEYVVRQYDHEVQGGSVVKPLTGAKDDGPSDAAVLRPDLSAPDGLVVAHGICPKYSDIDTYWMAANAIDEAIRNAVCVGADIEHMAGLDNFCWCDPIQSEKTPDGYYKLAQLVRANQALYDFTTAFGVPCISGKDSMKNDYLASGLGLTPENNPFGVGVVLPDGSLKISIPPTLLFSILARIPDVTKALTLDVKRPEELVYILGLTRDELGGSEYFRLRGFTGSKVPKVHASSAYERYLKLRDAIYYGLVSAAHDCSDGGLAVTLAEMAFAGHLGIAIDLSAIPYEGEKRPDYLLFSESASRIVVTVPKDKQRDFENLFTGTAYALIGETITEPVFICRDERGKAVIEENIFELKNAWQKPLNW
- a CDS encoding tetratricopeptide repeat protein; the protein is MQKIILWPLKVLSLGLFLGLLISSNLWAKCPPAEAYYYYLVGEQFLLQGNLVSARKALERVVRCDPKALTPQKDLLKIYIQMRQYEKAISLAQKILKESPGDKDTLFLLARAYWFQQRPLRAAETLEKLLEKDPNNAEALSILTSIYLEQNKLEKAIKVLERLAKKNPENPVIYLELARVYRKKGDFDQARKYYSKALKLEPDNLKILLEYGDFLEKIGAFKEAQKIYEEALAQNPEQFHLYEALLKLYVNSNEFEKALELINKLEELVGERPQLLFRKALLLMDLNREKEAEKALEKVLEKKPDFYAALFYLGIAKEKQGLKEEALKIYQKIPPDSEVFPLALRRIAALTRDPQKVYSLVEKALASQPDNKDLYLLAASIFDQLDACDLGLSLMKKGLSQFSEDLDFMSSYAMLLVCTGNDEEVLKVLTPLLKKYPDDPDLLNFIGYTLADLNRDLDRAEKYIKKALSKKPESGYIIDSLAWVQFRKGKYQEALKNIQKALELSPNDPIIHEHYGDILKALGRPKEACKAYEKSLSFAKKKRDRERITGKIEKLCRKNSS